The Malaclemys terrapin pileata isolate rMalTer1 chromosome 2, rMalTer1.hap1, whole genome shotgun sequence nucleotide sequence tgtccccactccggggtgctctctctgcactggacacttccctgacccactgatcattacatacaatttaaagtaaatacaagttatttaatttaaattaattaattagtttttaaaaagaataagggaaaatgggaaaggttaaaggaaacacatcaccccgctcggtggcagggaacatcacaaacagtgtctctggaatgtcagggcagttcacagtctgttccttgtaggtcccaggcctccttctcaggcccggctgcgctgcagggatgctgtgggttggacacttgctctggtggtggccacacaactccgggctttgggtggtgggacccttcttcccagcatcagcccCCCATTGGGTTAagagccccctccccatctgGCCTGTaaggacccttggctgggggtgtctttctgcgctgggccctttgcccagggggtCCCACCTgggctggccccagttgctcatcgcacccagctccagactgctccagctccagccccagctccactgttCTAGCTCCGACTCCACTTTGCCTCAGCActgatgctgctgctctgcctccagccccctggactgcttctctggcccctctggctctgtggctgcagctctgctcccagcagagtAGCTActctccctgggctgtgtctctggctggcccagccctgctcccagcagaggatctgctctccctgggctgcgtctctggctctgtggctgcagctctcctcccagcacaggtctgcccTATGGGCTGCTTccgtgactctgctcccagctctgacctgctccctgggctggcaGCTTTTCTGTCCCCTctggctggcacagctctgctccccagctcaggttgagcccctgctttctccttagctcagccccactctgtctgacccaggcaattccagctcacatggaggacgggacccaccctggcctcctgactcccggATTAGCCTGCCCctccctgtcaatcaggctgacctggagcattggtctctccccattcttttagtactgggagctaaccaaccaaaacaccccaacTGGAAAAAACAAGTTGAAGGTGGCAAGGAGGACAGCAGCTTagcatccccaccccctgtgaaAATGCAGTAAGGCAGCAGGAGGGAGGTGAAGAGggaaacagcccctcccacaAAGGGTAGGGAGCTTAGCGGCTGGTACAGTGATCCTGATATTGAGAGCTAGGCTCGCTGCTCCTGTATCTGCAGAGCTGAGAGCATTCATCAACAATCCCTcttggccagggccagctccaggcaccagcctagcaagctggcgcttggggcggcacatggaagggggcggcacgtccggctcgtctgcagcaatttggcagtgggtccctcactccctctcggcgggaaggacctgccaccgaattgccgccgaagaagcggCGGCGGTTGAGTCGCGGCAGAAGTGCCGCAGATTGCAATCGTgactttttttggtgggggaaggCTGCTTgcggcggcaaaaaccctggagccggtcctgctctTGGCACTTCTGGGTCTGCTGCTGTCAGAGAGGGCAGATTAGGGCTGGTTTACACATACACACTATCCAGGATTCCTTGTGCCTGGCTGAGGTGGGTGAATCTGTCATGGAGGTCTTGTCTTCCTTACAGAACTTTGCCTTGTTTGAACACAGCAGTAAAGAATCGAGTTAGCTGACAGGATACTGACCATGACTTTTGGGACAGTGTAGACAAGGACAAGTTGTGTGCAGCATTGTGTCACCTAACCATAAGTAAATCTGAACATgcatttttggccaaaaaaaaaaaaaatcaaaaatttttcTCAGCTCTagtcaaggtgctttacaaacacaaacccccacaacacacctgtgaAGCAAGGAAGTATCATTCACTTCTGCTGGTGGAAACCAGGCTGAAGGTCTCTGGTTGCAGAAAGTCTGCCAGGAGCAGGGGAATGGTGGCACAAACTGCTTACAAGTTCTCTTCTGCTGAGGCAGTCCAGATCCATCTGGCACAACCCAGAAAGAGGGTGGAGCTGGCCAAGGAGGGGCAGGACCATGTCATCTAGGAAATGCATCAATTCCTTGGGCATTCTGTCTGTGAGACTCTTGTGGCCCTAAAAGGGCATCGCAATGCCTCATTGGAGTTGTAGTTCTATGCCTTATACTCCCATTTTCCTGTATGGGCTCGGCTCTCTAACTggcctacatctcccatgatgaacCATGGTCAGGGAGTCCAGTGAGTACACTCCCACCATGAGAGGAGAaagtggtgcatcatggaagatggaCATAAAGCACCTAAAACTACAACCCCAATAAGGCATCACAGCACGATTTTGAATGCACCACTTTTTCTCCTCTTTCAATGGAAACAATTTCAATAGAAAATTTGCAACTCATCCTAGTTTTTGTTTATCTGTGTTCCTAAAAATATATGGATACGCATATGGTATAACCTAGAAAATTAAAGTATATAAATATTCATGTTCATAATGCCCAGTAAATGTCTGAATGGAACTGACTATTTTATTTCACCCCCTTTCGTAGCGAATGTAACGCAAAGGCAGTTGACAGTGCTGGAGAATGGAGAACGTATCAAGTACAGCATGAACAGTGGAGAAGTGGTATTAGTGAGACCATTAGTGGAACACTATGTCCATGTCTTGCGTCCACACTTAAAAAATGATgctgacaaattggaaaggggTCAAGAAAGAGATAtaagaatgattcaaggtctgaaaaatatgccttatagtaaGAAACTTAGGAAACTGTCTATTTAGTTTACCCAAAAGGAagctaagaggtgacttgatcacctCTGTAGTGAAAAGATTTCTGTTAGTAGATGGCTTTTTAGCAGAAAAGGGCATAATGAGATCCAtaggttggaagctgaagctacacatattcagactagaaataaccATTaaatttaaccattggaacaacttacctagggataTGGTGAATTTCCCATCACTTGAtgcttttaaatcaagactgcatgtttttctaaaagatatgctatagctcaaacagaaattaTGGCCTTGATGGAggaattattgggtgaaattctatggcctgtgttatgcagaagatcagactagatgatcataatgccCTTCTAGGCTTAATCTCTGAAACAATGAGCAGTGGCAATGCCAGCTTCTGGAATTACGTTACACCTATGTGGGTCTTTTATAACAAGTTATCATAGTTTAGTATTTCTAACCATTTTTTATCTTTATATTGGATAATGTCCCTATTTCTTTTGACTGCTGACAAAGTCACAAGAAACCCTTCAAAATGAAACCAAAAGACTTGCACTCAAACAAGTAGTTTTGCAGCACTATCGTTTGTTTCTAAACTGGTCAGAACAGTTGCCAACTTATGCTTAAAAGGTAGAGTTAAAAAACACCGGAGGAGTTGCTTGTACTATGTACATGTACAGTACTACTGCTGCTCAGAGTCCACTGTCTTCAAATTAGACTCAGGAGGCAAGGGAAACACTTGCGTGGAGTTTCAATCTTCACCAAACTGTTAGGTCCTACAGTGTACATCACCTCCTCTTCATTTACCCCTGGAGGCAAGCTGATCTCCTTGGTAAGATTTGTGTAGTTGTATTCCTTCCCTCTTAGGGTCCTATGCTCCtcctcatgttcagctgatactTTAACCTTCCCATCTTTCACCTTCACTGTAACTTCCTCTGGGTCAAACCCCTTAACATCCATCAGAGCTAAAAGCTTATGGTCATGGCATGAGTTCAACATCCTATTAactcttcttcggatgctgtaataaaaaaaataaaaacaagaaaagaaatttaggtcaccaaaaataaaaagccaCCCATTCATCCAGACCACCCCAGAAGCTTTGgacaaatttttgaaattcctgttGCTGAGGTCCTCTCTCTCTTAGCTACTTTCATTAATAATCAGGAATTTATCTCTAGGAAGTATCAAAGTGATTCTTTGTTGTGGGTAAGAGCTGAGATTACTTAATTCAGACATCTGTGCCTGGGTCCTGGTTTGAATTCATACCAAGAGGTATATAATAATGTAAATAACATAAAGATcccatattttcaatatttacaaGTAAAATATTGTATTGTCAAATATGGATATGAGACAGCTTTATCTAGACCTTTAACCACATTTGAGGAGTTGACCTAGGAGTAAACTGGAACAAAAGGTTCAATTTCTAAGATATCtataattttgattgaaaaagcTGTTGATAAGAAAACAATCAAGATGAAAGGATGGGAGAGAGATTTGGACAAAGAAATTGATCCGGATGAGTGGGTCTCTATGTGGGAAATGGGATAAACATCTTCAATTTGTGCAGcacataacatttttttaaataaattactgtaTAGATGGCATTTGACTCCAGGTAAGATCCATCATATTTTCGCTACCAGAGAGGCACTCTGTTGGAAGGCTTGTGGGGAAAGAGGAATATGCTTGTACATGTGGTGGTTGTATGCAGGAATTAGATGGTTTTGGGAGGAAATTATTAAAGAGATTCATTTTTATGACAAAATGCTGGCTTCCTGGAGATCCCCTAATTTGGTTACTTAATACTCCACTAGAATCTACActttaaacaaaatgacaaattaatttcttttttattgttagcaGCTAACTTTGTATGCCACATTATTACAAATGTgacccccccaaccctcctcctaTGGAATTGTGGTATAGAAAAATATGTGTAATAGAAAACCTCAAATATGTACACAAGAGGAGCACTAAAAAGAGGATAGTtatttagaaatttggtcacCCTTTCTAGCATACTCAAGAGATGTGGGCTCCCCACCCAGCAAACCAAAATCTTTACCAGGTTATTCAAATAAGTAATATATGATGTAGTAttgttaacattttattgtaacattgccttaataaaaagtttcaaaaagtaaaaaaacaagaACAGAGTTAAGATGAATTGAGTATACAGCATAGAATACGAACATATTTATTTGATGACAAAAAAGTAAATCAAAGCGTAGGGTGTATTCTCATATATTAATGCAGATAGGTGCATACTTGTTGAATTGGCTACACCATCAATGAACAAACATCCATGTGCTTTGGTAATCAAGGGTTTGTGTGTTCTTAGGATGAGACAACTGTGAAGATAAAGAGGTCTGTCACCCTAAACACACAACAGCCAGCACTCCTCATTAGCCAATAGACACCAATGCATGTCCACTTTACAAATCATcctaaattttcaaattaatggttataattaattacattttcaaatgagaAATTTTGTTAAATGTGATCTATACATAACAGACACTTTTGACATGCGCACACAAAATTAAATGTCTCCTTTGCAGAGCTAGGATGGTGGCTAATTGGgccattaaaataacattttacaaTGTGAAATGACACTATAATAAACCAAAAACATGACTCTCATTCAAACCATTTGCAAAATATCCAATAGAAGCTCCCAGTCTCAATTATAACAGACTGAATGGGACATAAGTTACCAAATTCAATAGCTAATATGTGTGATGTAGGAGTATATAGGACAATAAATGATAAACTAGACACAGCAAGTCAAATGAGTTTAGCAGTTTATTACCAGTATAGTCCAGCTCCAGGAATATTATTCCTATTATACAAAACTAAGATGATTCAATTTAGCACAACATTTAGAattatatttttcttcctttgtgaGAGTTCATGAATTCTGTGCTGCTCCCTCCTTGGACTTTCTATTCAATCACTTAAGGAGACTTAATCTTAGGTGAATAAATGTTGTGGAAAAGGAGTGATATGATTGGAAACTTACAGTATCCATATGAGTTTCAGTGTTCTTTGAGAGAGGATGATATTTGATTTTTCTAGACTTGTAGGCTGAAATCCTTCTCTCGTGACTGTAGTCAGAGCAGTGCAAGCAGATGCATAAGGAAAATGTAGCCAATTTCAGAAACAGGGTGGCAAGGATTACACTATGGACCTGATACttgggcaaaactctcactgaagttattggcccagatcctgaagCCCTCAATCtgtttttactcaggcaaacctTTCATTAACTTCACCGGGTTTTGCATGAGTAGCAACTTCAAAATTTGAAGTTATGCATTAAATTCTCACTTGAATTCAGGTGGTGAAAATCCAGAGTATCTTCATGTACCagcacctcctccacctcctcctacAGCCTTTGGCATGTGATGTGTAAAGGGGCTGTGACTGCACTACAGCTATTCTAAGATGGAGGAGCTGTTACAATGGAGAGAATTTAGAGCAACCCCTAGGCTGCTCTCACTTCTGCTAGGGTTAGTGTAAAACCCAACCCAGAAATCAAGGATCACtatacagctcccaggggcttccctctcctccagctctgtCACATCCAGTGGAAACTAAGCACAGCAGAAAATATAAGCCAATATTCAATCCTTAGTGTGTACTGACAGCAACACATTTTTAACTGGCAAAATCAAAACCTCACCTCCAAGCACAATATTTAACAGAAGTTTAAATTTTGTGTAGGGGGAAAAACTGCAGTTAAAtaagatatattaaaataatgtattaagtAAAAACTACCAAAGTCCCCACCTCTTAATGAATATGATTCTGTCTCACTAGCAAAGGATTTTTTATCCCTTCTGGTTTCGGATTGCTCATTAACCCTTAATTCAAATGACAAGTATTGTATCATTTATCACAGCTTTTCATTTAGAACTAGATTCTGATTCCctctataccagtgtaaatctggagctccactgaattcaatttcATAATAAAAAATACCCAACTCTTAATAGATtgagttactctgggtttacaaGACTAGATCTATGTATTCTCATTTAGTTTTACATGTAGTCTGACATTTAATTTGTtgccttaaatattttaaatgatatcCTATTTCTTTTCCATAGTAAGACTACAATATTTAACACTCAGGCACTGCTTATATAATTACCTCCATACCTTCTAGACTACATCATTACAGTTTTTTACAAACTCTTACAGTTCCTACATTTCCCTGAAGTTGAGCTTTGTCTATTATCCTGTTTACCCATTTCCACTTTACTCAAAACTCAGCTGTCAAATTCCTTTCTTTAATTCAATTTAAAGAGTACTACTGGCTATAGAAGGCTAATAAATAAGCTCATTTACCTGTCCATTTCTTGCTCTGCCTCCAGTTTTGCTTTAATGGCTTTCCTCTCCCAAACTGTGAGGCATGATGGTGGATGGCAGTGTGGGTGTATAGCACACAGGCAATGTGGATATGGGTGTATTTCACACccacagtgtggatgcaggtGTATATCACACaagcagtgtggatgcaggtgTATATCACATAGGTAATGTGGATGCAGGTCCATCAGCCttatctgtttccttatttctctATCTGCCTTTCTCAAATCTCGCTTGGCATCTTCCAAAAAGCGACAGCACAAAGACATCTTAAAGCTTTAAACCATATTAGCGTACGAGTACAACTTTTGATAACTTGCACTCGTGTGGGAAAAAATTGTCTTGCAAGCTCTGGCCAGAagttagttttaaaaaacaaactgcagATGCTTTAGCTATATTCCAGCAGGCATTTTATGACATCATCAGCCTGCAAATGTGTCACAATCCTGCAGTTGGCATGGGAACTGCAATCAGTGGCTGTCTCCCAGAAAGCTATTAAATGCAAAACACAACATGGATTAAACACTCTGGTTGGTATTTCATACCCACACAAGTTAGTCAATTCAACATTCTGGATAATTTATGGATTCCCCAGCAACTGTAACTTGGTCCCATTTTACATACATATTATTTTGTGTCACTGTATATGGGGTCAGCTTGTACTGTGTGCTCTAATAGAGTATTTTCTCACTCATAGGTAAAGTTTCAATCACAATATTGCATTAATAAAGTTATTCacattaatttcctcttttttaaaatacaacatatGAACCAAAGCTGGGAGAATGTGCACAGGTGTTCTCAGCCCTTATATAGGCAAAATACTCTGTGGatcaaatcctgaagtctttattcACTTTTTAACTCAGACTTTACTTAGATACTCAATCCCTGGTGTGGTTAGATGTGCTACCTGAAGCCTGCTGTTGAccacaaatatttataacagGGGACGGCACATTTTTTGTAGGTTTTTTACAGCTgtctttaatgttttattttgttttcgtGCTTGCTGGTTTTGGACTGCTTGCCGCCATGCTAAGAGAGTAGGAGCATTTTAGGGCTTTGTagctttttttgctttttttaacttgtttttgttACTTGCCCCGCCAATTTTGTGACATGTTGTTTGAACCATTTAACAGCCATGGTTATAGTTTGCAATGTTTTACATTTTAAGGCTACATTTTTTGCCCTAGCCTTACAgactttattttatgtttttttccactatattttttaaatgtatatggaTCTTTTTTGCTAGCAACCCAGCACGTTCATACCTTATTACACTCTGTGGGGATTTGCAGGGAGGTGTTAAGGGGCTTTTCTGGCTTGTAGTTTTTCATTATGTTAGATTGCGATTTTTACAGAGGACAGCTCGCTTACATACCAAATCAGTAGCCAGGAATCACCAGTGTGGTTATATGTTTGGCTGCGTGTATGtgtttttcctgtgtgctgccccagctctgcacagacagctggcacagcggACCTCGAgcgaaccacccaatgaccacaagatccattaaggtaTGAAGGtgcccagccaggtttattgttgacaaagcatggtaatagcacctggcagactctacaaggatactaagacatgtacgTCTGTGACAATGGATGCAGTTCAatgaatggtgggactttccattccctaCTTGGCTGGACCAAGACACTCTCTTAGagatatcaagtatcagggggtagatacttctgcatccgaagaagtgaggtttttactcacgaaagcttatgcccaaataaatctgttagtctttaaggtgccaccagactccttgttgttctcttAGAGATACTTTATATACGCTGATACAAACCAGTTATGTACTGCActtctgacatagttagttactgccccctgatgtgGCTAGTTATTACCCATTTTTTTGGTTAATAACtagtttaattaaaacatttttattaacatGGTTTAAACATGGTTTAattaaagcatttttatttatcACATTGTTATGCTAACTTATCTTTTagaaggggtcagtgtgttcctgttatcctgggggaatgtttttgtaccatcctttaTATCGCAATGTTTTGTTACCACTCTTCTGAAATTTGTTTGCGTAAGTACTTTGTGCCTCGCACTTCTtaaaaatgtgtgtttctgcaatatcagccctgttcttgccagattctgtaaACTTGCAAGCAGGCAGAGCCTGACATTTGCTTAACCCTAatttttgctaactttgctttatattagcaaagctTGCCCACTACTTTAGGTCAGGCCTTATACAAGGGCTTATATCTCAGGCTTTCTTCCTACTACACTTGGCTTTATAGACATGGAGGTCCTTGGCTATTGTCACAATTTGCCCCCACCTCTGTCTGTCAATGACATATTTTTCCCATGGATGGTAATGCACATAAAGAGCTCTTAGGTCTTGCGCAATATTATTCATCCATGTTCTCATAGGCTGGCCACGAGGATGGATACCCTAAGGTTGTCCTCCCACGAGAGGCTTAGCTGACCTGTCTTGTGTCATCGTAACTACATGCCCACTGAACTTCTTGGGATTTCAACTCAATCCTTACTGcgtcaaaattcccactgacttcattgccTTCAGAGCCTCACTTGAGTCAGCAGTGAGTTAAAAGTGTGAAAGGAACTTTGCCTGAACAGTAACACAATTACTATCCCTCTTAAAAATGATTCCATCAGTGTTCACCTACCTGGTACTTTTGTTGTTGCTTCACTTACCACAatcttgaaaaagaaaaaaatgtaaattaaagagAGATGTACTGTGTGTGCTGATTTAAGACAATGTGGTTATTGCTTAGAGTTACAGTGGATTGATTCCATTGTCAAAGTGGTACTTGAAGGTACAATGCAAGCACTTCCCTATGTATCTATCATGTGCTCATCCCTACAGTATCTGAAAGAGAGATTATGGCCCAGATTGTCAGCTACGTTACAGCccctttatgccagtgtaaaagtAGGGAGCCCTAACCCCTAGCAAATATCTAGCACAGGTAGATTCTGTATGTGGCATAGGGTTGGTAACAGCTCTACAGCCTAGGACATGTAGCCAGGACTAGGGGGAATGGCTAGATGCACTCCAGCTATTGTCAGCTGCCAGAACAGCCGGTTGGGGCTGAGGGCAGCCAAGTGTAAATTGGAGTATCCCTGAGACTGCTCTGACTTACACCTAGGGTTAAACAgggccctggctggcctgagaaTATGAAGAGGTGCAAAAGTGGCATCAAACCACTTTTGTCACCTCCATCAGGGCCTATGCTGAGCACCACGAGACCATAACTGAGAAACTGGCCCTTTTTATTGGTTATTTGGAGACTTTCGGTCTGTATTGTTTGGAGTTCAATTATCTAGGTTTAATATTTTTGTACTAACTGGAAAAGGCTACTTTATTGTTATTGTAAATAGTTTCCCGTTTTTTGTATGTTAATGCTCTGTGCATATCTGCATGTCTTAATAGGGGAGGCACTTTTCAAATTGTCGAGAATATTCAGACATGGATGCCTTCATTTAGTTCCTAAATCTATAGGAGTCATTAAGGTGGTTTAGTTCAGGCACTCAagattgaaaattttggccttgaaaaaataaaatgatcatTTATTGTTTTCATGCTCATCTACCTTATTGTTAGTGACCAGGATGTGGGCAGTagtgcctagtggttggagcaggagttatTGGTCATTAGTCATTAGTGTTAGAGTCAGAGTCACAGGCCAGACTCCTGAACCAATGCTCATAGCTGGAGACAGAACCCAGAGTCAGAGGCCTGATCTGAAGCCAGaaatcagagccaagggtcagcatTGTGTTACCTGAAGTGAGACAAGACAGGGGCAAGACTGGGAACAAGGAGCTACTGCAGCTGTGTGCAAGCATTTTGAGCAGCAGCTAAACTGCTGCTGGGATTAAGAGCCAGTTTACTGACCCTTCTTATCAGTCAGGCAGTGTAGCCAATCAGGCGGCCTATTATAGGCCAGCCACATTTTTTAGGAGACTGGCTCGGATTCCTGATACTAGTACCTAAATAGTTCAACTAATATCAGCTGATCCAGGTACTCACCTGGTCTACCTGACCTTTATAGCTCTTGCATCCACAGGCATTTTCTTACTCAAAGTATCACATCAACAATGAGTAACATCATAGTAAGAGTGCATGATATTTCAGTCAACAAGAGAACAAGGAACAAACTGCGGCACATGTATAACCCATTCAGAATACTATAGAAGCATTTATTTGAGATGACAGTTTTACCTTTTCAATACAACGGTATGATGAATAGTAACGTCTATTTGCTCAGTGAACTTTGGAGCAATTTTCTGAAGCAGCGTTACAATGACAAATGTTTCTGAGTCACAAGCTGATGCCTTTAAGGGCTTTTGCAACTACGATCTTCCTCTCATGTTGTTGCATCAGTTATTGCTGAAAATGACATGTATGAGTACTAATCTGAGCTGGATGCCACTAGCACTGCTATAGATTTGCCTGACtcacagggggggaaaaaaccccactGGCATAGCTAAAAGTAACTGTGAGCAGCATAACTCAAAGAAGGTTTAAAGCGAATACTGCTAGTTAATTAGCATCCGTCCACAAGGGTTTATTCCACTCTGCAGGGCATTTCCTAGCTCAGTTCTTCTAGGTGACTGAGCTAATAGCTCAGGAATTGCCACAGCATAAGTCTATCAGACACTGAACATGACATCTAACTGAAAGCCATTTCCTGCTGTTCTAGAGTAGCCCTGCTGAACATGTTAAGTAGGATGGGAAACACAAAAGGACTCTTAAGTCACATTACttctttagggcctgattttcaaaggtgctgaacactcacaCTTCCTGTTGACATGACCtagagttgtgagtgctcagcacctctgaaaataacTGCTTATAATAGGTTGAAGTACCACTAAGAATTTATACTCCTGCATTGTTAAGAAGTTGACTGAGGCCTTATCAAAAGAAGTGGAACATGTTCCTTTATGAGGTGTCTGACAAAACATCCCTTTCCCCAGATGCTATAATGAAGCTGGGCTGATTGAACCTGAAGAACTAATGCCAGATGTTAATCATGGAAACATCAGAACACTTCCCTGTAATCAACCACATGCTGGAATGCATTGACCTTGATGAATATATTCAGAGAGGCGACTAATGCCAGGTGCCATTGTTACAGGAGGAAGAACTGAAAAATGGGATAACAGAGAGGACCTGCCTCTCCACTGTCCTACACTCTGTGttctcacttacacctgtgcaaagtgagtctCTAGGGCTATCTTTCTGACCCACACTGCACTCCTTCTGCACCCGTGTCAATCACAGCACAAagtgcaagacagtggagaattaggccctaaGTGGTCACttgcttttcaaaagaaaatggtttaaaaacacGGCTTAAGGACCCACACAAGTTAACACCTTTCTGGGGTTTTACCCCAGCTTCAAGCACTTCAGGGAAACAAATGTCAGCTTACCAGggagagctgccacctgatgcaAGAGTTTGCTTCCGAATCACTCACTGTTGCACCAGATAGAGGTGAGCCggcctcctcccctgggctgaGCAAATTGAACACCGTGACCTGCAATACCTCCAGGCCTGTCAGTCAGATGACTGAGGGAGAAATCCTTGTCTAGCAGAAGATGAGGTGCAACAGGACAGCCCGAGTGGAGGAAAGTTGTTAAAAGCAGGAACATAAAATCCTTGAAACTTTATTTTGGCTCTCAGGACTTCTTCCTCCTTTTGTCCCTCAGCCTCATCTCAGGGATGCCTTCATTGTCCAAAAAAAAGGCTCCAAATAGAATCTCATTTTTTCCGTCAGTGCTACATCTCCTTTCATCACTGCCGAGAGATGCACAGTGCTCTGTTGGCTTCACAGACTGTGTCC carries:
- the ODF1 gene encoding outer dense fiber protein 1; this translates as MSLCCRFLEDAKRDLRKADREIRKQIRLMDLHPHYLCDIHLHPHCLCDIHLHPHCGCEIHPYPHCLCAIHPHCHPPSCLTVWERKAIKAKLEAEQEMDSIRRRVNRMLNSCHDHKLLALMDVKGFDPEEVTVKVKDGKVKVSAEHEEEHRTLRGKEYNYTNLTKEISLPPGVNEEEVMYTVGPNSLVKIETPRKCFPCLLSLI